The window AGCTGGGGTTTTACAGAAGTGTGCAAGGATGTTTGGTCTAATTAAATcctaaaatgtaaaatttttgaACATTAAGATATCCCATTGCGATGCTGGAACTTCAGTGTTTTGTAAGAACTGAATGTTATGAGTGGGAATGTAGCATTGTCCTCTTTTGTGTAATTTGTTTTTGCCTTCTAGTGTCTAAGCCAAGCCAGCCCGAGGATTCTGGCAGACAGGtcaagaaacagaagaaaaagaagcccAGGAAGCAAACTGAGAAGAAGAATGCTCCTTCAGCCAAACAGGTGGTTTCTAACACCAGTAAGCCCACTCCAGGACAGAAAGCAGCCCCTCAAGCCAGCAAATCATCTCCACAGGGTAGCACACAGAACAGAAAGGAGAGTTCAGCTACAGGTAAGATTTTCAGCTTTGCCCTgacctgggctgagctgctgcttttcacttGCTTCACACAGGTCTAGTTTGGAAAGCCTAAATTGAGAACATCTTTGCTTATTTCATGTGCCCAGAAGCTTTTGTCTGTGGGCAGGAATTTGTGCCATCACCACTGGGTGGCTCTCTGGAAACGGTGTTTAACTGAACTGCAGAGGTTTTGTGCATGTGAGTAACTTTGGGAATTACACGTGGGTGCAATCCctgtcctgccagctcagcttTCCTTTATGACCATGAAAAGCCAGATCACAGAGAAAAGATGTCCTGAGCCTCTCTGTTCCACAAGCTTGGTACTTGTCCTTGGCTtgccaggcagccccagggcatGCCAGGCCACTGCTGGCAGCGTTGAATGATGAAAGGGGAAATTCTAAAGAAACCAATGAAATAGAAATCtgggtttgtttggattttccGTTCCATTCACAGCATCTAAAGAGTTCCCAGAGCTTTTCCCATAGCCAGAGAAAGTGCTACTGTTTAGCTGGTGCTgctttttaagtatttttattttctccctctcaTTTTCAGGAAGTAAAAGTGAACTGAGTTCCCCTTCTGTTTCTGCAATCAGTCTGTTGCGTCAGAGACTCCATGAGAAGATTCAAAAGGCTTCTGGACAGGTATGGGGACTCTGAATGTGTAtccatgtgtgtgtttgtgcaccTGAAATCCTCCCCAGCTTCCCAGGGCATGTGGGGACAGCATCTCACAGGCTCAGGGTTTGAGCTGATTCCAGCTCGTAAGGAATTGCCTGCAGGGATTGCCAGGTGACCTGTGTACATTCTGTGGGAAAACCTGTGAGAAAAGATGGGGTCAGCTTCAAAGAGAACGTGCCTTTGGTGATTTTTAGGAAAAAGCAAAGTAGTGAGAGCCTGCAAGGGAACAGCTACAGGCTGGTGAGGGAAAGCAAAGGGTTTGAAATGTTGTTACTGTGTTTGGTGTCTCTGAGTCACAGCTTCACATCGCAGGTGGTGCTTCTTAGGAGGAGTATGAAATCAGGAACTGGGGGACAGCCCACTTTTACTTCTGCTTTAACCCTTTAAGGCTTCTCGTTCATGTCCATCCTTCTCCTTAGGATAATGCCAAGGAATTAACCCCTGCAGTGTTGGAGAAGAGGCAGCGAAGGAAgtatgagagagagagaaagaaacgCCGACGAAAGGAGTTGAAGATGAAGGcaaaaatggagaagaaagagacTGAGGAGGTACCAGCAGAGCCAGAACCCAAAAAGGAGGAGAGCAAAACTGACATTGTCTTCAACAGGGTTAAAGTTCATGAAGAGAATGAGTTAAACAAGAtccagaagaagaaagagaagaggaaagcagTGAAAGGCAATATCACTCCTCTGACAGGCAAGAACTacaagcagctgctgagcaggcTGGAGACCAGGAAGAATAAACTGGAGGAGCTCAAGGAGAAGGACGAGAAGAAAGCTCAGGAGCTGGAGACCAAGATAAAATGGACAAATGCCCTGTATAAGGCGGAAGGGGTGAAGATCCGTGATGATGAGGAGCGTCTGAAGGAGGCCCTGAAGCGCAAGGAGAAGCGGAGAGCCCAGCGCAAGAAGCAGTGGGAGGAACggactgtgagggtggtggagaagatgcagcagcagcaggacaagcgCAAGAAGAACAtccagaagaagaagaaggagaggattgagaagaaaaaagccagGGCCCGGAAGAAGGGCCGAGTTCTGCCAGAGGACTTGAAAAAAGCTGGGTTAAAGTGAGAGAGaggcagctctcctggcactggggtTCCAGGGTCTGTCACACggggctgtgtcactgtcccagGCCACAGCTTCCCAGCATCATCATACTAAAAAACAGTTGTATGTttgttaataaagttttctaTCCTAAAGAAACACCTTTTCTAATAGGCTGATTTCTAAtaggaattattatttttctaaaggGGAAATGTCAGTTGCTGTCACTTCCTCGGATGTGCAGCACAGTGTCtttgcatcccctgggaataggaaagaggaaacaaaaaggcaaaaagaccAAACATAGGATTCATCTCAACTCAAAGATACTGCAGGTGTCATAAAACCTTTGCTTATATGTACTTGGACTATATCTTTGGACAAGAGAGTGAATCTTGAATTCATTTATCCTCCCCACCACAAGAAAACTGGAAACAATTTTCAATTTTAAGCAGTGCTGTTCATTTATAAGTTATGTTTTATCAGCATTAGGTCAATGTAGACATAAACACACATGTACAGGTGCATGGATTTATTGTGGAGCTAACTGATCTTTTTGGATCATCCATAGGACACACTTACTGATCCTGATGGTGGAAGGATTGGCTCCAAGTCTGTCTTTGGCAATAATAAACaattaggttaaaaaaaaatttctggcAACCACAGGTGCCTGCAAGGATTTCTTCTCTGTGCAGTTCACCAGTGCAAAATTGTATTTGGTCATAACCAATGTTGTCC is drawn from Haemorhous mexicanus isolate bHaeMex1 chromosome 21, bHaeMex1.pri, whole genome shotgun sequence and contains these coding sequences:
- the SURF6 gene encoding surfeit locus protein 6 — encoded protein: MASLAAQDSYLQGLARRAGVQHAPESRKRKFVSKPSQPEDSGRQVKKQKKKKPRKQTEKKNAPSAKQVVSNTSKPTPGQKAAPQASKSSPQGSTQNRKESSATGSKSELSSPSVSAISLLRQRLHEKIQKASGQDNAKELTPAVLEKRQRRKYERERKKRRRKELKMKAKMEKKETEEVPAEPEPKKEESKTDIVFNRVKVHEENELNKIQKKKEKRKAVKGNITPLTGKNYKQLLSRLETRKNKLEELKEKDEKKAQELETKIKWTNALYKAEGVKIRDDEERLKEALKRKEKRRAQRKKQWEERTVRVVEKMQQQQDKRKKNIQKKKKERIEKKKARARKKGRVLPEDLKKAGLK